The genomic window ACCTGCTACACTGCACTAGAACGTCTTTGCCTCTTCCGGACGCCAGCGGCTGAGCCTGGATTCCGCCATCTTCACCAGGTGCGTGAGAATCAGCGAGAGACCCATAAAGATAGTCACTCCCACGAAAACGACGTCCACTTTATAGTTGGTCGCGGCGCTGGCGATCATGAAGCCCAGCCCTTTGCTGGCGCCGAAAAACTCGCCCACGACCACGCCGAGGAGCGCCCTGCCAATCGCCAAACGCAAGCCGGCGACGATGTAAGGGACGGAGTTGGGCAGGACCACGACCTTCATCGTCTGCCACTCGTTGGCGCCGAACGATCTCACCACGTTGACCAGAACGCGATCGACGTTCTTCACCCCCTCATACGTATTGATGAGAAGCGGGAAGACCGCGCCGACAAAGACGATCATGATCTTCGACCATACCCCGATGCCCAGCCAGAGAATGAGCAGGGGCAGAAAAACAAGCCTCGGCGTTGCGTTGAATGCGGTTACG from Candidatus Binatia bacterium includes these protein-coding regions:
- a CDS encoding ABC transporter permease; translated protein: MSALASFYREKEQPILGAGFILLLILAWQSLPAILPLPRGLSLFFTTPVEVVQAFHRLFVANEIQSHIYISAVEFLVGLGMAIVVGLPLGLIMGRSKTIDAMFDPFVTAFNATPRLVFLPLLILWLGIGVWSKIMIVFVGAVFPLLINTYEGVKNVDRVLVNVVRSFGANEWQTMKVVVLPNSVPYIVAGLRLAIGRALLGVVVGEFFGASKGLGFMIASAATNYKVDVVFVGVTIFMGLSLILTHLVKMAESRLSRWRPEEAKTF